A window of Garra rufa chromosome 6, GarRuf1.0, whole genome shotgun sequence genomic DNA:
agcgccaccggCTGCCAGAGAGTGAATCTGCGTTTTCATTCAGCCTGTCTGTTTGTGCAGATTTGTAGTCGTTTCACAAATCTAAAGTCAGACCACTCTGTTTTTGCTTGGAATTTCGATTTTAGATTAAAAACTGCTCATGTTGCATCAATTTGttataaatatcatttaaaaaataattgtgagaaaaTTGTATCGTGAAATTGGTATAAATGTATCGCATTGTGAGTTGAGTAAATCACTACATCCCTAGTGATTACAAAATCTGCACAAAATCAACTTTATTATTGTAAGGAAAATATTACATCTATGAAATCCATAATTACATTCTAATTTCATGAAaggaattgttcacccaaaaaatttaaattcgcTGAATatgtactcatcctcaagccatccaagatgtagatgagtttgtttcttcattggaacagatttggagaaattcagcattacatcacaATCTCAACAGTGGATcatgtgcagtgaatgggtgccgtcagaataagagacttagcagctgataaaaacatcacaataatccacaatcaATCCACATGGCTCCATCAGTCGGTTAACGTCGGGTGAAGTGAAAAGCTGGGTGTTTGtttaatctgtgcatatttctcaccTACAAGACATTTTCttgaagaaagcaatattatggaccttatggactcatattttagccagaagcaaacGTTTAAAGTCAAAaacattgtaataataattttttttatatacaaacaCCCAGCTTTTTACAAGACATAATTGATAGACTGgggtcgtgtggattacttgtggattattgtgatgtttttattagctgtttggactctaattctgacggcacccattcactgcatgacggcacccattcactgcacatgatccattggtgagcaagtgctgtaaagctaaatttctccaaatcacttcagatggagaaacaaactcatctacatctcagatGGCCTGGATGTAAGTACGATtttagcacattttcatttttgagtgaagtaCTTTTCTAATATTAGCATGGACTGTGTAGCAAGCGAGTAGCATGTACAGTATGTGATGTAGATGAAACAGTGGTAAACCCCAAAATGaaatttataaaaacaatttGTGGACTTTTTTGCCTATGGCATGTGCACTGGTACCAAGTATGATCATTCTGTATCAGATCTTTCTCTGGAAAGGAGAAGATACATACATTAACACTGTGTGTACAAAAGCACGTTTTATTTGCAGGCACTCCTTTTGTTTTTACTTGTGCTGGCCAGTAATCAGAGCCTCGTGTGTTTCATTCATCCACCCGCGTGTTCATGCAGCGGTGTGCAGATGGTTGCCCCTtttttaaattcatattagtattatttatattttgttaaaattatattatttattttaattattctgcATGTTTTTACATGTTTTATATGTATGTGTCTGTTTACGTATCTATGTGTGTGTCCTAACAGTCTGTCTCTGTATGTCTTTTTGAAATCTGTACTCACTACAGGACAGAGATCTACGGCCAGAGGAAATTGAAGGTACAGAGATATCCAACATCCCTGATATGCATTATATCATTATAAATATCCAAAATAATATGATTCCTTCCCTGCTTGACTTCTCTACCTCCATCAACATGGATTTCTGCCATTACCTCTCTCAATTTATATGTATCTACCTTCAGTCTCCTCTAAATCCCTTGATAACACACATTTAGTGGAATAATTTAACCAAGTAATGACAATAATGGAAAACATTGGCTACTGCTTTGCAATTGCAAAAGTGTGAGtagttttggatgaactattgctTCAACAAATGATATGAGTGATCACCGTACTTTTATCCTCCAGAATCCTCTTACTGGACAGACAGATTACACATTAATGTCAACAAACTGAGGAAGATGCTCTCTCTCTCATTTTTTCTTTGTCTGCAGAGTTGAAAGAAGCCTTCAGAGAGTTTGACAAAGACAAAGATGGATTTATTACCTGTAAGGATCTGGGCGAGTGCATGAGGACGATGGGCTACATGCCCACAGAAATGGAGCTAATTGAACTAAGTCAGCAGATCTGTGAGTGGCAACCTTGTCGTTATCATTATACGTCATTATCGTTTTATTTAAGAACAGACTCAGTGCATAAATAATATCTGAACTACTCATTTGGTGTGTATTTGTTATACTTACTACATTTGTATGTTTGTTCATTAGGTGGTGGTAGAGTGGATTTCGAGGACTTTGTAGATCTAATGGGCCCAAAGATGCTGGCTGAGACAGCAGACATGATTGGAGTGAAAGAGCTGAGAGATGCTTTCAGAGAGGTTGGTGTTCTATGTCTACTGTTTTCTGAAGTCACATGATTCATTTTTGGGTAAGTTAACCTTTTAATTGATCTTTTTCATCTCAGTTTGACTCTGATGGTGATGGTCAGATCAGTCTGGCTGAACTGAGGGAAGCCATGAAGAAGCTAATGGGAGAGCAGCTCAACCACAGAGAGATTGATGAGATCCTCAGGGATGTTGACCTCAATGGAGACGGGGAGGTTGACTTTGAAGGTAAGAATTATAATTGTTCTCTATGggttcttaattttttttccttGCATGTGCATTATATACACTCATGACCAATTTATTGGGCATGCCTGTTCAACTGCTTGTTAACCCAAATCTCTAATTAGCCAATTGACCCTTAGCATGGAATTTGATTGACATGCAATCTGACCAATCAAAAGCCGAATTTGCCATTTTGTCAACAAATATGTACTGACGTctcaaaagtcaaaagtttacatgcaccttgcagaatctgcaaaatggtaattattttaccaaaataagagggataatacaaaatgcatgttattttttatttagttctgacctttataataatttcacataaaaggcatttacatatagtccacaagagaaaataatagttgaattcaggtcccacaaattctttggtttttcagcatttttgtgtatttggaccctttccaacaatgactgtatgattttgagatccatcttttcacactgaggacaactgagagacttatatgcaactattacagaaggttcaaacactcactgatgctccagaggtaaaaacgatgcattaagagccagggggtgaaaacttcagggttaattttaattattttgccttttGGGAaacaagtattttctgtagcctttgaagggcagtaataaaaaaaaacaaaaaaaaaacaaaaaaaacaaaacgctATTTAggcaaataaaaggaaaaatatacacaacttcaatctgttcaaaagtttcacccctggctcttaatgcatcagttttacttctggagcataagttagtgtttgaaccttctttaatagctgcatatgagtcccttagttgtcctcagtgtgaaaagatggatctcaaaatcatacagtcattgttggaaagggttcaaatacacaaaaaggctgaaaaaacaaagaatttgtgggacctcatgaacaactatcactaaacaaaaaaaaaatgtggatcattcaggtaacaaaacagtattaagaatcaagtgtatgtggtGTAATTTTTATATACTCTTGTGgattatgtaaacatattttatgtgaaatatcttattcaggtcagtactaaataaaaaataacatgcattttgtatgatccctcttattttggtaaaataattaacatgttttcagattctgtaaacttttgacttcaactgtagacaTAAGACAATTTGCTAAAAGGTCAAACCAAGCATCAGAATGGGAGAAAGATGATTAAAGAGGCTTTGAATGTGGCATGGTTGTTGGTGCCAGACGGGCTGGTCTGAGTATTTCAGAAACTGCTGATCTACTGGGATTTACATGCACAACCATCTCTAGAGTTACAAAGAATGATCTAAAATAGAGAAAACATCCAGTGAGTAGCAGTTCTGTGGGCAAAAATGACATATTGTTGCCAGAGGTCAGAGGAGAATGGCCAGACTGGTTCAAGCTGATAGAAAAGCAACAGCAATTCAAATAACCACTTACTGCCACTTAGGTATTCAGAATAGCAACTCTGAATGCACAGCACGTTGAACCTTGGCTACAGCAACAAATGACCACACTGTGTGCCACTCCTGTCAGCTAAGAACAGAAAACTGAGGCTGCACTTTGCATGGGCTTACCAATATTGGACAATAGTAGATTGGAAGAAAGATCGCAATATGTACCAAACACACAGTGCACACTGGTTGAGTTGTGTACTATAATATACTTTTGCAAATGTGAAGTACTTTGATATTTCAACTTATAGTTTGTCTATAACTAATCTATTTTTCACTTTACACTCCACAGAGTTTGTCCGAATGATGTCTCGCTAACTTAGAGGACTCGTGAAAAAGGGAGAGAACAATCAGTTTGCCAACTCCTAATGTAAAGGGTAAAATACTGTGCGTCTTCTTTAATTAACTAccttatataattatttacaccATAGTGTTTCTTCATACAGGGACATTTATTTCACATGCTTGTTTTATGACAGAGAAAAAGTGTGTTATATTATATCTAGCatttatttcaacattttggtcTGAAATTTAAAAGGTGTTAATTAAGGAGTTAATTAAGGAATTTCTTCATGTTTCCACATGTGTTCAGAATTATAAGGGTACATTAGTACATAGCTGTAGCACGCATTATTTATAAAGCGTGCTATAAACCCATGAATGGACATTAATTATTAACTACTGAAAATTGCCATTGTGGACTGACAATGCAGTGGCAGATATAAATCAGTATTATGTGTGTTTTAAAAGGTTAGAGTTCCTGTATGATGCTTTTAGGACTGTTAATACTTTCCctgtgggaacatgatattaacATGCAAAACTGGATATCATACAACTCCGGAAGAGTCTGGAGATCCCTTGTAAAGATGTTTCTGACATCCATGTGATCTCCCCTTGCTTCTTAATCATTATGTTTAAACAAATGTTTATATCTTAATATCTGTTCTTGTCAACAACTgtgaattatataaaaaaaacgtaaatatttttattgttacttCTATACAAAGATTGTAAATATTCAAtaactaattaaattaaatggaatTCATTTAAACTGCTGAGTGTTAACTCTTATTTTCGTTTCAATCTCTAAAATACAATGGCGGTAAAAAGATTTCCCTTTGGTTACAAAAGCTAAGGCCTAGATAGATTTGCATAATCATGTGAAAAATCAAGTATGTCTATATATGAGGTGATTTAAATTAATACATTGATGTTTCCTGCATCGAGGCTTCTAAAATAGTCTGTGAATTCTCTCGCTGTTTTGCCAGCTCTCTGCAGTGAAGAAACACATAGACAGGATGAATGAAGGCCAGCAGAGTCAGGACAGTCAAGATGATGTTCACCTACAGAAacacagaaatacagtaaaatttaCACTTaagaattttaatatttaaacaaatgctgtttgaATTTGTTATGGAGATCTTTTGTATGGATTTCATCTTGGATGTGAAGAACTTACTTTTTTTATAGGCTTATTAGTATGTGAGTATTTAACTATATAATCTTGTTGCCGGTATTATAATGAAGAACATTTCCACATATCTAATAATTTATGACTAGAACTATTACTTAATAACAAAAACATGCTTTGGacataaaaaagtcataattataccataattaattaaaatgataagATGCAGAGTCATAATTATAATATAAGAGACAAATTGCAATATGCCTGTATATCGTCACGTATCTCAcatgtgatattgcgtttatataACAGTTCAACGGCACAAgtttgtaaatacataagaaacaacaacagagtgtctttaaaaaccctcttttgtgcaaatTACTTCCTTCCACCATGGAGTCAAATCTAAGTTTTAAAAAGTTGACCGAAATtcgaaaacatcactttagaactagtaatgagttgctttattgaaagcttattgtattaaaaGCTCTCTGTATTGTGTAGAGTATTATAAGAGACTGACTGAGTGTGATTACCTGaatctgatacagcatttattcttcagctcaatctcatattcacaataaaacattagtttgaatgtccgctaaggaaagcgatatctttgtcgtactatcctttcatctgttaagagtGGTTTCCGTGTGATTTTGGAGAGCACATTTCTGAAAACATTGTAGCTAATTTTCAAATAAAAGTTATCTTtcttaacaaaccacatatttaaagtctaaacaagtagattctaacctaaaaactcttaaaacgaCATTTTGTGACATGAAACTGTATCCGTCATGACACTTGCTGTGAGAAATATGTGTTACAAATGGTGAAACAGTTTaagttctgttatcactagaatattgcactcctttctgccaatcagattcaaggaccagagaGAACGgttaaataaaagtcaacatagCATagaaagtcaaaactgtgattaaaaagtcacaattccaacGGAACTCCAACAATAATTTTGTCACAATTAGGACTTTCTTATCATGTAAAAGTTTATGTcagtttcaactttttatcttgtaattataacTTTATATCATTTTGccttttaatattataaatttgATTAGGTAAATCACTATTTTTTTTGGTAGAAATCAACATCTAGTGGCCCCATAACTTACTGTATTTAAAGTAGGGGTGGctatagattaatttttttaatctagattaatctagattaaaatggctaatttgaattctgctgaaggcattttcagaatatgtgtgctacccaaataatgactaaaagtaagtcttcgagaacgggccaggtggcgcattagaccaggcgctcatctcctgtttccaaaatgcatcacaaactgcttgacaattgcatttacaacataattacctatacaaacttgtgtaaccaagtacttctgcgcaaaaggctgcacgacgtgcgcgttgccgttaaatacacagacgcacacgggcatggatttctgcgtgcatagtcttccattaaactgcgttgcttttagaagcgtcaattcagttgttgcatataatttaatgtctttatttcgggattatcaaagtaaattataactcaaacttgagattttactggggcacgtgccccattaaaacgggtctagcaacgcacgcacctgccctgaagcggcttcataactgcatccatgtttgcacgtctcatttgatgtggtaatttcacagaagttgaagactcgttctcgccccctacagtgcaattcgactaggtatacgtcatccgcgctaaaatatcaaggtgaaagtcatcatagcttacgtagtttagacccagctcccaacccaactttgagaatacattaacggcgatattttttttatcgcccgataagagtctcacgttaacgcagcacgttaacgccgataacggcccaccactaatttaaagTAAATGCCACTTGATTTTTTTGGTTATATAATTCAATGACATTAACTCATTTATAAGTATACACATACTTTTGGGGCCACTGTATGTATATGAGCTCTTTGTGGTTTAAACAGTGCTTTGGAAATCGTAAATTTACATAGAAGGGGTCTCCTCCAAGAACTTTGTTGAGGGCGAAGCAGGGATACTGCAACAATGACAACACAGCTGACAGGGACATCACTAGACCATACAGCTTTCCAAAATGACGGGCAGGAAACCTGTAGGAATTCAGATTCATTGCACTCACTTTAGTATAGATTCCAGTTTAGCATTGATCAAGATGCTTATATCAGTCATTTTACTTACACTATGCTGATGAATGCAGCATTCCCTCCATATAGAAAGGAGCGGTTAAGGACCTGAAGGATGAATGTGACGTACTGGAGAGGGAGGAACGGAATGCTTGCACAGATGGAGAACAACAGGCACTGCAGAGAGGTGAGCAGGAGAGACAGAATGGACGAGCGCAGGTCTGCTTCCCATTCTGACACacctacaaaaatatgtaagggTTTCAATGTAAAAGAAAAAAGGTAAACAAGTGTTATTAGAAGTCAGATCTTCATATTTCCCTGTCAACTGACCTGGATCTAGGGGTTTTCCTTTGTGTCTGTCCATTAGCAGTCCATTCCAGGGAGCACAGAGAACTCCACAGAACTGGGTGAAAGCAAATGCATTGGTGTACTGACTCACTGAGaataaaaaaaagatgaaaatctTGTACTATCACAGTAAATGATCCTACCAGGGATGTTGCTAATCAGAATTGCATTCACAACTgaaaatccaattccattcctgataattaaaatagaataaattCATGTTCatgtacactaccggtcaaaagtttggggtcagtaaatttttcttcttcttcttttttttttgaaagaaattaatacttttattcaccaagggtgtgttaaattgctaaaaagtgatagcaaatacttacattgttagaaaatatttatatttggaataaagttcttttgagctttttattcatcaaagaattctgaaaaaatatcacaactTCTAAATNNNNNNNNNNNNNNNNNNNNNNNNNNNNNNNNNNNNNNNNNNNNNNNNNNNNNNNNNNNNNNNNNNNNNNNNNNNNNNNNNNNNNNNNNNNNNNNNNNNNNNNNNNNNNNNNNNNNNNNNNNNNNNNNNNNNNNNNNNNNNNNNNNNNNNNNNNNNNNNNNNNNNNNNNNNNNNNNNNNNNNNNNNNNNNNNNNNNNNNNNNNNNNNNNNNNNNNNNNNNNNNNNNNNNNNNNNNNNNNNNNNNNNNNNNNNNNNNNNNNNNNNNNNNNNNNNNNNNNNNNNNNNNNNNNNNNNNNNNNNNNNNNNNNNNNNNNNNNNNNNNNNNNNNNNNNNNNNNNNNNNNNNNNNNNNNNNNNNNNNNNNNNNNNNNNNNNNNNNNNNNNNNNNNNNNNNNNNNNNNNNNNNNNNNNNNNNNNNNNNNNNNNNNNNNNNNNNNNNNNNNNNNNNNNNNNNNNNNNNNNNNNNNNNNNNNNNNNNNNNNNNNNNNNNNNNNNNNNNNNataataaatcagtatattagaatgatttctgaaggatcatgtgacacttaagactgaagtaatggctgatgaaaattcagctttgcatcacaggaataaattacattttaaagtatattacaatagaaaccattattttatatt
This region includes:
- the cabp2a gene encoding calcium-binding protein 2a isoform X1, with translation MMGAKPSKRSSMKKGVPPLESSGLPLASAMLGGSGDATAEDEDDEELGQPFEEPICALVQNCTMLHNIVGPACIFLRQSFAQAQLDRDLRPEEIEELKEAFREFDKDKDGFITCKDLGECMRTMGYMPTEMELIELSQQICGGRVDFEDFVDLMGPKMLAETADMIGVKELRDAFREFDSDGDGQISLAELREAMKKLMGEQLNHREIDEILRDVDLNGDGEVDFEEFVRMMSR
- the cabp2a gene encoding calcium-binding protein 2a isoform X2, whose translation is MSMEAGSMETIEVPQDKIVKKGSFRKKIEKLRRWSTSSGGGSFKRPPKTKALSLNSPTEPDTEPLRVETERRKLRPIVASVFGQDRDLRPEEIEELKEAFREFDKDKDGFITCKDLGECMRTMGYMPTEMELIELSQQICGGRVDFEDFVDLMGPKMLAETADMIGVKELRDAFREFDSDGDGQISLAELREAMKKLMGEQLNHREIDEILRDVDLNGDGEVDFEEFVRMMSR